The genomic segment CATGACCTTGCGGCGCAGGTCCACGTACTTGTGCATGGTGCGCGCGAGGTTGGCGTTGATCGTGTCGATCAGCATCCGGTAGGTGGCGGTGCTGATGTTGTCGCCCTTGAGCGCCGCCTCGAGGCAGCTGTCGTAGCCGCGCAGCTCCTTGGTCAGCAGGTGCGACTTCACGACGCCGTCGAGGGTCGCCGCCAGCGTGTTCTCGTACTGGCGGAAGGTCGTGAAGAAGGCGTCGGTGGCCTGGCGGCGCACGTTGTAGGACTCGCTCGAGCGGGCCCGGCCCCAGCCGGCCAGGGTCAGGGGCTCCATCGTGCCGTCCTCGCGGACGACCGGCGGGAACTTCAGGTCGATGTCGCGCAGCTTCTCGCTGACCTCGGCCGACGCGCCGCGGACCTGGCCCGCCATCGACAGCACGCGCTCCTCGGCCTTGCTGAGCGAGTACTGCTTCATGCGGAACATGTTGTCGAAGTAGAACTGGTAGATCTTCAGCTCGGGCTTCGCGGCGAGGTAGCCGTTGATGACGGCCTGGTCGACCGCGAGGATCTCGGGCTCCATGTAGGAGACGACGCTGCCGAACTCCTGGAACAGGAAGCCGACCTTGCCCTGCATCTGCTGGTTCACGGCGTCGGACAGCTCGGGGTCCAGACGCAGCTGGGTGTAGACGTACAGCTTGTAGAGGCGCTGCACGGCGTCCTCGGTCGCCTTCAGGGCGCCGTAGAGGCTGTCGGCCGATTCGCAGAGGTGTCCCTCGTACCCGCCGAGCGACGGCACCAGCGTCTCGACCGCCGCCAGTTCCTTTTCCCAGGCGGCGACGGAGGGGAAGACGTGGTCGTACCGCCACTGGTACTGCTGCGGGATCTCGCTGCGCGGCGTGGCGGGATCGGGGTCGTAGGCCGCCGCCGGCGCGGCGAAAGCTGCCAGGGCGAGCGCGAGGGTGACGAACGCCGTCAGCCGGCGGGCCGTCCGGTGCATGTGGTACCTCCTGGATGGGTTCAGGGGCGGCCCGGCCGCCGGAAGGCGGCCGGGCGCAGGGTGTGGGCGGATCAGTAGACGGTCCTGCTGGCGCCGTCGGCGGGGAGCAGGGCCTTGCCGGCGCCCTCGGGCACGGGTACGGTCAGGCGGGTCCAATTGTTGCCGTCGAAGTGGTAGAGGACGCCGTTGTAGCCCGTGACGTAGATGTCGGTGCTCGAGGAACCCCAGACGTCGGTGAACCAGCCGCCGGTGGCCAGCACGGTGCTCGTGCGGGCGCCGTCGCGCGACATCGTGGCCACCTTGCCGTACGGCGTCGTGAGGTAGATCAGGCCGGCGTCGACGTCGAGCCAGAGCCCGGAGACGCTCTCGGGGAAGGTCGAGGGGACGGCCTGAATGCCGTTGTGGCGCAGCAGCTTCCACTCCCGGAGCCCGTCCAGGTTCTCCGAGAGGTAGAAGAGCTTGCCCGACTCGCTGGCCATGTAGTTGTCGCCCAGCACGTCGCTGCCGCTGGCCGCGCTGATCAGGTTGTACAGGGGGTCCTCGAAGTTGCCCCAGAGCCAGCGGTGGTCGTAATCGTCGTGCCCGTTCTCCATGATCACGGTGGCGCGGTCGCCGCCGATGGCGTAGGGCGTGACGCGCGTGACGGTGTTCCAGTCCAGGGAGAAGATGAGCGTGTCGATCGGCGCGCCGGTCGTGGCGTAGCGGTAGGCCCGGTTCTCCTCCGGGGTCCAGCCGGCGCCGCTGCGGCGCAGGACCGTGCCGTCCTTGCCGACGGCGTAGACTTCGCCGTAGGGGCCGCGGCCGATGTCGAAGAGGTCCTTGCCGGTGCCGCTGTTCTGGCGGCTCCAGGCGGCGCCGTCGTAATGCCAGATCGCGCCGTTGTGCCCGCAGGCGTAGACGTCGCCGGACGAGGCGCCCCAGACGGCGGTCAGGGTCGTGTCCGGCACCGTGGTGAGCGCCCACTCGCCGTCGTAGTGGAGGATGACCCCCGGCTGGCCGACGGCGAAGACGTCCTGCGGACCGGTGCCCCAGACCGACATCA from the bacterium genome contains:
- a CDS encoding M3 family metallopeptidase is translated as MHRTARRLTAFVTLALALAAFAAPAAAYDPDPATPRSEIPQQYQWRYDHVFPSVAAWEKELAAVETLVPSLGGYEGHLCESADSLYGALKATEDAVQRLYKLYVYTQLRLDPELSDAVNQQMQGKVGFLFQEFGSVVSYMEPEILAVDQAVINGYLAAKPELKIYQFYFDNMFRMKQYSLSKAEERVLSMAGQVRGASAEVSEKLRDIDLKFPPVVREDGTMEPLTLAGWGRARSSESYNVRRQATDAFFTTFRQYENTLAATLDGVVKSHLLTKELRGYDSCLEAALKGDNISTATYRMLIDTINANLARTMHKYVDLRRKVMGIEGPLTFPNLYNPMLEDVEVSYTYEQGRDLILKGLAPMGREYVGLLASGTDPANGWIDVFPNRAKRTGAYSTGIVARDIHPFVLHNFDNTLDAVFTTAHEYGHALHSYYSSKYQPPVYSDYTTFLAEV